The Magnolia sinica isolate HGM2019 chromosome 9, MsV1, whole genome shotgun sequence genome contains a region encoding:
- the LOC131254955 gene encoding disease resistance protein RPM1-like codes for MTDSIVQFGLETLSALLSREASLIRGVRNEVEEIKLKLERMQALLKDADKRKESNEGVRTWVRQVRDSTYDVEDIIDEFMYRMDRPQGGGLRSFLLNIVCLPKNIYNKHCFAIRLQETKVKVHNLFDTGVAFGLNQIGEGTSSHDVSKMWQRDVETSLSLEEDDIVGMKKELDLIVRWLVEEEQRRTVISVTGMGGAGKTVLVTKVYKNKLVKKHFDCSACVSVSQTLRIDEVLRSIIKQFLEATKDVVPNDLATRDASDLRQMIKRHLESKRYLIVLDDIWRMNDWKELGVIFPDYRCGGRLVVTTRDSDVALAAGEGSRVCQLQPLHPEEAWQLFCKKAFRNKPCPSEQEPLALSIVEKCQGLPLAVIAMGSLLSLRDANVLEWNRVYNNLSWHLNNNEKLEPIKRILLLSFYYLPYRLKHCFLYCCMFPEDYLIRRNKLIRLWVAEGFVEDAGKVPMEEVAEDYLMELIHRNTLQVVKTNLSGRVIACQMHDIVRELALSLCDEEKFCITYDGQQTRQGGKVRRMSIYNSGETIQHSMSMSQLRSLLVFERSTSLSSSLNTIASSFMLLRVLDLQGVPIESLPDELTNLFNLRYLNLKNTNVGELPKCLGRLRNLQTLNVRETRIKTLPSGVVKLQKLRHLIGYRYNMEDLGTFEFASSIQVPIGICNITSLQSLTSIEAKEGEIVRQIGNLTQLRKLHLSKVRAINGAELCTSIAKLKYLVTLSVKAINEEEALQLEELSPDHLPLFQKLVLWGRLEKVPQWFRYLAHLTVLSLSWSKLREEDLLSSLQALPNLVRLFLLKAYEGQQLCFHDGWFPKLRGLELWYLTQLNRVVIEKGTLPSIQELTVFRCEELKTLPEGIEYLTKLRLLRLYDMPTELTERLQQKDGNEEDRRKVGHIPLIYGGRWKEEGWDVHRLN; via the coding sequence ATGACGGACAGTATCGTTCAATTCGGGTTAGAAACTCTGAGTGCCCTTCTATCTCGAGAAGCATCACTAATAAGAGGAGTGCGCAATGAAGTAGAAGAAATCAAGCTGAAACTCGAGAGGATGCAAGCTTTGTTGAAGGAtgctgataaaagaaaagaaagcaatgAAGGAGTGAGAACCTGGGTGAGGCAAGTAAGAGATTCCACATATGATGTGGAAGACATCATCGACGAGTTCATGTATCGCATGGACAGACCACAAGGAGGTGGGCTCCGGAGTTTTCTCCTTAACATCGTTTGCCTCCCGAAGAATATCTACAACAAGCATTGCTTCGCCATCCGACTACAAGAAACCAAGGTTAAAGTTCATAACCTTTTCGATACAGGAGTTGCTTTCGGTCTTAACCAAATAGGAGAAGGAACAAGCTCTCATGATGTTAGCAAAATGTGGCAACGTGATGTAGAAACTTCTCTTTCCTTAGAGGAAGATGACATTGTGGGGATGAAGAAAGAATTAGATTTGATAGTCAGATGGTTGGTGGAGGAAGAACAGCGGCGCACGGTGATTTCAGTGACGGGTATGGGCGGGGCGGGCAAGACCGTTCTTGTCACTAAAGTCTACAAGAACAAACTAGTAAAGAAGCACTTCGACTGCTCCGCATGTGTTTCGGTCTCACAGACTCTTAGAATCGATGAAGTACTGCGAAGCATCATAAAACAATTCCTTGAGGCTACAAAGGACGTTGTTCCAAATGACCTAGCCACCCGTGATGCTAGCGACTTAAGGCAGATGATTAAAAGACATCTCGAATCGAAAAGGTATCTGATTGTCTTGGATGATATCTGGAGAATGAATGATTGGAAAGAACTAGGTGTCATATTTCCAGACTACAGATGCGGAGGCAGGTTAGTAGTTACAACAAGAGACAGTGATGTGGCTTTGGCAGCGGGAGAGGGAAGCCGTGTCTGCCAGCTTCAGCCTCTACATCCAGAAGAGGCATGGCAGCTATTCTGTAAGAAGGCATTTCGGAACAAACCCTGCCCTTCAGAGCAGGAGCCATTGGCTCTATCCATAGTAGAAAAATGTCAAGGTCTGCCTCTTGCAGTTATTGCGATGGGCAGCCTCCTGTCATTGAGAGATGCGAACGTGTTGGAATGGAACCGAGTCTATAATAACCTAAGTTGGCACTTGAATAACAATGAAAAGCTTGAACCAATAAAGCGCATCTTGTTGCTTAGCTTCTACTATCTGCCTTACCGCCTAAAGCATTGTTTCTTGTATTGCTGTATGTTTCCAGAAGATTATTTAATTCGCCGCAACAAGTTGATAAGGTTATGGGTGGCGGAGGGTTTCGTTGAAGATGCAGGTAAAGTTCCAATGGAAGAGGTGGCGGAGGACTACCTAATGGAACTCATCCATCGTAACACACTTCAGGTTGTCAAGACGAATCTCTCTGGTAGGGTGATTGCTTGTCAAATGCACGATATTGTACGTGAATTGGCCTTATCCTTATGCGACGAAGAAAAGTTCTGCATCACATACGATGGGCAGCAAACAAGGCAAGGGGGCAAAGTACGTCGCATGTCAATCTACAATTCTGGAGAAACTATTCAACATAGCATGAGTATGTCACAGCTTCGCTCTCTTTTAGTGTTTGAAAGAAGCACATCTTTATCTTCTTCTCTAAATACCATAGCATCAAGTTTTATGTTATTGAGGGTCCTAGATTTACAGGGAGTTCCTATTGAAAGCTTGCCGGAtgaattgacaaatctattcaaTTTACGGTACCTTAACTTGAAGAATACTAATGTTGGCGAGCTTCCAAAATGTTTAGGAAGATTACGGAACCTGCAAACATTGAATGTTAGAGAAACAAGGATAAAGACGCTACCGAGTGGGGTTGTGAAGCTACAGAAACTACGCCACTTAATCGGGTATCGATATAATATGGAAGATCTAGGGACTTTCGAGTTCGCGAGTAGCATCCAAGTTCCTATAGGAATATGTAATATAACAAGTTTACAAAGTCTAACTAGTATCGAAGCAAAAGAAGGGGAAATTGTGAGACAAATTGGAAACTTAACCCAACTGAGAAAACTTCACCTTTCCAAGGTCAGAGCAATCAACGGAGCTGAGCTGTGCACTTCCATCGCAAAGCTGAAATACCTTGTTACCTTGAGTGTTAAGGCAATCAACGAAGAAGAAGCACTTCAATTGGAAGAGCTCTCTCCTGATCATCTGCCACTTTTTCAGAAGCTTGTCCTGTGGGGACGTTTGGAGAAGGTGCCTCAATGGTTTAGGTACCTTGCGCATCTCACTGTTTTGAGTTTGAGTTGGTCAAAGCTGAGAGAAGAAGATCTGCTTTCATCACTCCAAGCATTGCCCAATCTGGTGCGCCTTTTTCTTTTGAAGGCCTATGAAGGGCAGCAGTTGTGTTTTCACGATGGATGGTTCCCTAAACTCAGGGGACTAGAGTTATGGTATTTGACACAACTAAATCGGGTAGTGATAGAGAAGGGAACATTGCCAAGCATCCAAGAGCTAACTGTGTTCAGATGTGAAGAGTTGAAGACGCTTCCAGAAGGGATTGAATACCTCACCAAACTCCGACTTCTCAGGTTATACGACATGCCAACAGAATTGACAGAGAGGTTGCAGCAAAAAGATGGAAACGAGGAGGACCGTAGAAAGGTGGGGCACATTCCCTTAATCTACGGTGGACGCTGGAAAGAAGAGGGGTGGGATGTGCATCGACTCAACTAA